The Flavobacterium praedii genome window below encodes:
- a CDS encoding thymidine kinase has translation MFLENTVNHKEQFGWIEVICGSMFSGKTEELIRRLKRAQFAKQKVEIFKPAIDTRYHDEMVVSHDSNEIRSTPVPAAANIAILAQGCDVVGIDEAQFFDDEIVTVCNDLANQGIRVIVAGLDMDFKGNPFGPMPALMATAEYVTKVHAVCTRTGNLANYSFRKTDNDKLVMLGETEEYEPLSRAAYYHAMRKDDKNEESQKTKNKDQN, from the coding sequence ATGTTTCTCGAAAACACAGTAAATCATAAAGAGCAGTTTGGTTGGATTGAAGTCATTTGCGGCTCCATGTTTTCGGGAAAAACCGAAGAGCTTATTCGTAGATTAAAGCGAGCACAATTTGCCAAACAAAAAGTGGAGATTTTCAAACCCGCTATTGATACCCGCTATCATGATGAAATGGTAGTGTCTCATGACAGTAATGAAATTCGTTCTACACCCGTTCCTGCTGCAGCCAATATTGCGATTTTGGCACAAGGCTGTGATGTGGTTGGAATTGATGAAGCACAGTTTTTTGATGATGAGATTGTAACCGTTTGCAATGACCTTGCTAACCAGGGAATTCGTGTGATTGTTGCAGGTTTGGATATGGATTTTAAGGGAAATCCTTTTGGTCCAATGCCAGCGCTTATGGCCACTGCAGAGTATGTAACCAAAGTGCATGCCGTGTGTACCCGAACGGGGAATTTAGCCAATTATAGTTTTCGAAAAACCGACAATGATAAACTCGTAATGCTTGGTGAAACCGAAGAGTATGAACCATTAAGCCGCGCGGCCTATTATCATGCAATGCGGAAAGATGATAAAAATGAGGAGAGTCAAAAAACTAAAAATAAAGACCAAAATTGA